The stretch of DNA ACAAGGGAAGCGCCTAATTAGGCGCTTCCAATTTTTATTTATATGTAATTTAACCCATTCTCGGTTTATAAGTTGTACTTTGTTCTTTAAAAAAATATAATGAGATAATGTACAAGTTCCTTTTTGAGAAATTTGACATAAAGGAGTGTGAAAAATGACATCGACTAAAAATACAACTTCAAAACTTGATTATAGTCTGGTTTTCATCTTAATTTTATTATTTCTGGCTAGCTGTCTATCCATTTACAGTGCGCAGGCAAGCGGTCAATATGACAGTAACTTCCTTATAAAGCAAATTATCTTTTATGGAATTGGGTGTGGAATTATTGCCGCCGTTATTAGGCTTGATTCCGACCAGTTAAAGAAATTAACTTGGTATGCTTATGGTGTAGGAATATTTCTACTTGTTTTTTTAATGATAGCACCAGAAAGCATTGCCCCGGTGATCAATGGAGCAAAGAACTGGTTTAAGGTACCTGGAATTGGCTCACTCCAGCCCTCTGAGTTTGTCAAAATCTTTATTATCTTAGCGTTAGCAAAAGTAATTGAGGATCATCACCAAAAGAACCCAGTTAAAACGATTTCCTCTGATTTTTGGCTGCTAATAAAGCTTGGCGTCGTCACGATGGTTCCCTTAGCGCTTATTATTAAGCAAGACTTAGGGACTTCGCTCGTATTTTTAGCAATCCTTTTAGGGATGATTTTTATTTCCGGTATAACATGGAAACTATTAGTACCAATCTTTTCAATTGGAACAGCACTTATTTCTGTCATTTTTTATTTTGTATTGTTGAAGCCAGAGATTCTTGAAAAATATTTAGGCGTGAAGCAGTATCAATTTAGCCGTATTTACTCTTGGCTGGATCCCTATAACTTTCAAAGTTCAGCAGGTTACCAATTGACACGATCACTCCTAGCGATTGGTTCTGGACAAACGGGTGGTAAGGGCTATGGGAATAGAGAAGTCTATTTACCTGAAAGCCATACCGATTTTATCTTTAGTGTCGTCGGTGAAGAGTATGGTTTTATTGGTGCAAGTGTGCTCGTTAGTTTATTTTTCTTGTTGATTTACCATATTACCAAGGTCGGCATGGAAACAAAGAACAATTTTTATACGTACATTTGTGTTGGAGTAATCAGTATGATTACCTTTCACGTCTTCCAAAATATCGGGATGACGATAGGTGTTTTACCGATTACAGGAATTCCACTGCCGTTCATTAGCTATGGAGGAAGCTCGTTGATGGGAAATATGCTCGGGTTGGGCTTAATCTTCTCGATTCGCTATCACTATAAAAAATACATGTTCTCAACAACGGCATAAGAATAGAATAAAAAAGAACGAGGTCATGGCAGCCTCGTTCTTTTCGCATTTTTTGATTTTATTTTTCTAGCATGATTTTTTCAAGATCATCCAGCATGATGTTTGCAGCTAAAACGCCGCCTGCTGTATTCCAAGTAGCATCACTAACTTCGTAGGCTTTTCCATTTTTCACGGCATTTAAATTTTTCCAAAGTGGATCATTTGTCCATTCTTTCGCTGTATCAAGGGCTGCTTGATCACCTTTTGGAGCATACGTGAAATAGAAAAGGATGTCACCGTCCATTTTCGGAATAACTTCTTTTCCAACCTCGATAGCAAGGTTACCCAGCTTATTATCAGGTGTAAAAAGTTCTGCCTGTTGCGAAGCTCGTTTTAGACCAACTTGATCAAAGATAATACCAGAGAAAGAATCGGTATAATAAATACGAGATTTTCCAGCCATAAAACGGACAACAGATACTTCTTGATTTACCTTATCACCAAGTTTCGCTTTCACGTCGGCAACGTGGTCATCAAAATCACTAAGTACCTCGTCCCCTTTTTCCTCTAGGTTTAATGCTTTTGCGTATAGTTTAAAGTTTTCTTTCCAATCACCTCTCAGGGTTTCGGAAAAAACAGTAGGAGCTATTGCGCTTAATTGGCTGTACACAGCTTCTTGACGAAGCTTGTTTCCGATAATTAAATCAGGTTTAAGCGTTGCGATTTTCTCTAAATTTACTTCACTTTCAACTCCAACAACCTCGACACCGTCCATATCCTTTGTGATGTGATTATACCACGGATCGCCAAGCCAAGATTGAACGGCACCCACTGGTTTTACTCCTAGTGCAAGTAAGGCTTCGGTTCCTTCATTTGTTAATATAACGACCTTTTTAGGCGTTTTTTCTAATGTCGTTGACCCCATTGCATGTTCTACCGTATAGCTAGTGTCTTCTGTTTTTGTGTCATCTTCATTTTGTGTGGCTGGTTTTTCTTCCGTGTTACCACAGGCAGCAAGAAGGAAAAGAGCAATTAATGAAATGACAGCAAATAAATGTTTAAAACCTTTCATCTTATGTAACCCCCAAATAATCTTATTGTTAATGATAATCATTTTCATTTACAAACTAATAATAAAACGATTTCACAAGCGTGTCAATCATGAAATTGAAAATGATTATCAAAATCAATAACAATTTTTTATAGCAGTTTTTTACAAATGAAAATGATTATCAACGCATTGACAGTTTTCCACTATTCCAATAGACTGATACATGAAAATACAGATACATAAAGACGAATTTTATATATTAGGGTAGAAGGGAATTAGGTTATGCTTCTAAAAAACACAGGCCAAAGGTGGGCGGGACTTTTTATTGCTATCTTTATATTGCTTCTCTTAATGGCAGCAAGTATTGTCTACGGGTATACAGATACCACATGGAAAATGGCTATAGATGCTTTAACGAATTTCGATGGATCTAATGAACATATTGTTATACAATCTGTTAGAATCCCACGTGCGTTTATTGCTGCAGCAGTGGGTGCAAGCTTAGCGATTTCAGGTGTCTTAATGCAGACTGTAACGAAAAATCCTCTTGCCTCCCCTGATATTTTTGGGGTAAACGCCGGGGCAGGAGTCGCCGTCGTCATTGCCGTTACGGTCTTTAGTGTGGGAAGCCTTCAACTATTTACCTGGTTATCCTTTGCTGGTGCAGCTGTGGCTGCAATAAGTGTCTATGCAATTGGGTCAGTCGGAAGAGAAGGGTTGACCCCGATGAAACTGACTCTAGCGGGTGCTGCAATGACAGCATTATTCGCCTCGTTTACACAAGGGATACTGGTCTTAAATGAAGCAGCCTTGGAGCAAGTATTATTTTGGCTTGCGGGATCAGTGGCAGGAAGAAGCCTTGATAATTTAATAGCTGTACTTCCTTATTTAATTGGAGGCTGGATCATTTCTTTGATCATAGCAACAAAAATGAATGTCCTATCTATGGGGGAGGATGTAGCCAAAGGTCTTGGATTGAATACAGCGCTATTAAAAATTACGATTGGAATAGTAGTAATCCTCCTTTCAGGCGGGGCAGTTGCTGTTGCAGGACCAATTGGATTTATTGGTATTGTCGTTCCACATCTTACCCGTTCGATTGTAGGAATTGACCATCGCTGGGTCATTCCTTTTTCCGGACTTCTTGGTGGAGTGCTTTTACTGGCTGCAGATATCGCCTCCAGATATATTTTAATGCCTCAGGAAGTCCCAGTCGGCGTTATGACGGCGATTATTGGAACCCCATTTTTCATTTATATTGCTAGAAAGGGGTTCAATGGGCGATGAGTAAATACAAAATTTTTAGAATCAAACAAGGGAAGATCTCTTATTTAATTGATAAAAAAGCATTATTTGTGTTTATCGGATTGTTACTTGGAACCGCTGCTGTTTTTGTTATTAGTACAGGGTTGGGAGAAATGAAGATAAGCCCTTTAAATGTATTGAAGGTATTTTTCGGCGGAGGGTCTGAAATGGAGGCCCTTGTCATTCAATCCTTCCGATTACCCAGAATCATTGTTGCTTTAATGGCTGGAATCGGACTGGCAGTTGCAGGGGGGATTTTGCAAGGAATGATACGAAACCCGCTGGCTTCGCCTGATATCTTAGGGATTACTGGAGGGGCATCGGTAGCGGTTGTAGGTTTTTTGGCAATTTTTAGTGATAAAAATCATGTATTAACGGTAAGTATTCACTGGCTGCCCTTAGCCGCCTTTATCGGTGCAGCAGTTGTGGCATTCCTCGTTTATATTTTGGCATGGAAAAATGGGGTTTCTCCCATTAGACTAATTTTAATCGGAATAGGTTTGATGAGCTTAACAAAAGCTTTGACAACTTTTATGATGGTTTTAGGTCCTATTTATCAAGCAAGCCAGGCAAACATATGGATTACGGGTACCGTCTATGGATCCACTTGGAAAAATGTAGGTGCTCTGGTTCCATGGATAATCATATTGATTACTATTGCATTCATCTATGCCAGGAATGTAAACATTCAGGAACTTGGTGATGAAGTAGCAACAGGCCTTGGTGGACGGGTGCAAAGACAACGCTTGGTATTGATGCTTTTGAGTACGGGTTTAGTTGGCGGCTCAGTAGCTTTCGCAGGAGGGATTGGTTTTGTAGGCTTAATGGCGCCGCATATGGCCAGGAGATTAGTGGGTTCTGCATTTGGAGCATTGCTCCCTGTATCAGCACTCCTCGGAGGTATTTTAGTAATGCTTGCGGATTTAGTCGGGCGAACATTATTTTCACCATTAGAAATTCCAGCGGGTGTCTTTACAGCAAGTATAGGGGCACCTTACTTTATCTATTTATTATTTAAAACGAGAAACACTTAGTTTTCACAAACAAGAAGCCATTTCATTGAAATGGTTTCTCTTTTTTTTACGCAGTTATATTTATTAAAAACACACTAGTGATTACGAATGAAAATGATTTTCATACTCATTGACAATCATTATCAATTAATTATAAACTTAGAACTGTAGAGAATATTAATACTATATAAGGCGTAAATACAACCCACTAAAGGGTCAAAATCATATACTGTAAACAAGCCTAATAAACATAAACTTGATTGATTTCAAAAGGAGCTGGCAGATGATGAATGCGGTTGAAACGAAAAATTTATCACTTTCATACGGGGATACACTCATCATTGATGAATTAAATTTAAAAATTCCTAAAGGTGAAATTTCCGTTTTTATTGGAGCTAATGGCTGCGGAAAATCAACTCTTCTTCGTTCAATCGCCCGTCTTCTTAAGCCAAAATCCGGTGCGGTTATTTTGGAGGGCGAAGCCATTGCTAAGCTTTCGACGAAAGAAGTCGCAAAAAAAATGGCGATACTTCCTCAATCACCGTCCGCTCCTGAAGGACTGACTGTACTGCAGCTTGTAAAACAGGGACGTTATCCACATCAATCCTGGTTAAAACAATGGTCAGAAGAAGATGAGAGAAAGGTTCATGACGCCCTAAAAGCAACCCGGTTAGAGGATTTAAAAGAACGGACAGTTGATTCCCTTTCTGGAGGTCAAAGGCAGCGCGCCTGGATTGCCATGACCTTGGCACAGGATACGGATGTCATTCTTTTAGATGAGCCGACGACTTATTTAGATATGACACATCAGATTGAAATCCTCGACCTTCTTTTTGAACTGAATGAAAAGAAAAAAAGAACAGTTGTCATGGTTCTTCATGATTTAAATCTTGCGTGCCGCTATGCCCATAATATTGTTGCCCTAAAGGATCAAAAGGTTTATGCGCAAGGGCAGCCTGAGTACGTAATCAACTGCAGCCTGGTCAAAAATGTTTTTGGTATGGATTGTGAGGTTACTATGGATCCTTTATTCGGAACACCTCTTTGTATTCCTTATGGAAAAGGAAGATGTATACTCCAAAAGGCGGCCGTGTCCAATGGGTAATACACTTAAAGAAAATGACCTAAGCGCCTTACATAAATACAGGCTTAGGTCAGATATAGGCAAATCATTTAATGTGGCAAATTTACTAGATAAAAGATTTGTAACAGATTTCATGAAAAATTTAGCTTTTTCCATAGCTGCTCCTTCAGAAAGAACAGCTGCTTCCATATTTATAAAAAGATATGCATTTATTGCAGTCATTTCCCTTTTTGCAATGAGCACAAGCAATAAGAAAATGAATCTATCATTGAAAAATATTGAGATGGAAGAGCCGGAACGCGGGAAAGACTGGCTGCCGATGATTTCATTAAAGGATTCATCCATTGAGGAATGGAATGGGAAGGACCGGAATGAATGGAGAAAAGGTATTTGCCGCGATCTTTTTGCAAACAACCTTTACCCTTTAATTGAATACTTTGAAAAAACGTTTAAGGTTTCAAAACTAATTCTGTGGGAAAATATCGCTGTCTATTTGTTCTGGCTTTATGAGGCGGAGTTAAAGGATAGTGAGAATCCAAATGTACAAGATGATTTTCATTTCTTAATCATGGAAGCAGAGGGTAATCTGTTCGGCAGATACAATCTAAATCCGATACAAAAGTACTATTCCGAGAAAAATTCCATTGATGAAGTAAGGATAAGAAAAACCTGTTGTTTTACCTATCAGCTTGGATCAAAACGCTGTAAAACATGTCCTTGTACGCATATTACAAAGGATGGAGTGTGTTATGATGGAGAAAGTTTTTGCGGAGCAGTTCGAAGCATTAATTGAGAAATATAGTGACCTGCTTGTCGGTGAATCAAGTGAGGAAACGAAGGAAAAGGTTAAGACCTGGGCTCTATATTCCCATATAGCAAAGTCAATGCCTGCTTTGGCAAAGCATTGGAACGAACTTTATCCAGAAGCGAAGCAGGAAATGAAAGAAATAATCAATGAAATTAAATTACTTAATGAAAAGCATAGACAATTAAAGTAATATACAAAAAAATGAATATTTATTAATGATATGGCCGCCTTTTTTCATGAGGTGGCCTTTTACTTGTGCTGATTTAGAAAACGCTTTCTTTTTTATATGCATAAAATATTCGAAAAATTTAATAAAAAATGTTGTCAAAATTTATTTTTCATCCTATAATAAATCCAATGTTAGGAAACGTAACATGAAAATGGGAGGAGAAATAACATGACTGAAGCTATTCTTTCAAATGTTAAAGATCAATCTGAAATGGTTCAACAAATCAAAGAAGTAATAAATAAAAAAAGTGTCGAACTTCTGCACTTACAATTTGTAGATATTGAAGGAATCTTAAAACACATAACGGTAACGAGTGCACAATTGGAAGATGTGGTTGAAGGGAAAATCATGTTTGATGGATCCTCTATTAAAGGATTTTCACCAATCAATAAATCGGATTTATATTTACAACCTGATTTAGGTACCTTTGCTGTTTTACCTTGGACGGTTGAAGAAGGATATTCTGAAGCGCGTTTTCTATGCTCTGTTAAAAATCCGGATGGAACATGGTATGAAGGCGACACAAGAAATGTCTTAAAGAAAACAGTGGAACGTGCAGCAGATAAAGGATTTACCATTTCGGTAGGACCAGAGCTTGAGTTTTTCTTGTTTAAAACAGATGAAAACGGATATCCGACACAGGAATTAAGTGACAAAGCTGGATATTTCGAACCCTCACCTAAGGATCTTGGCGAGAGAGTTCGTTTAGAAATCTACCGAGCGTTAAAAGCAATGGGCTTTACCATCGAAGCATCACACCATGAAGTAGCCGAGGGGCAGCATGAGATTAATTTTAAATATGCTGATGCCTTAGGTGCAGCTGATCTTTCGACTACATATAAATGGGTTGTCAAAACTGTAGCAAAGAAATATGGTCTTCATGCAACGTTTATGCCTAAACCTGTTTTTGGTATTAACGGTTCAGGAATGCATGTGAACATGTCATTCTTTGAAGGAAGTGAAAATGCCTTTTTTGATCCGACGGATGATTTACAACTTTCAAATAAAGCGTATCAATTTATTGCAGGTTTAATTGAAAACGTAAAGAGTTTTACAGCACTGACGAATCCGCTTGTAAACTCGTATAAACGTTTAGTACCTGGATATGAGGCACCTTGCTATATCGCTTGGAGCGCATCAAACCGTTCTGCATTAATTCGAATTCCAGCAAAAAAGGGTATGGCCACTCGTGTTGAGTTAAGATGTCCGGACCCATCAGCCAATCCATACTTAACTTTTGCGGTTATTGCATCTGCAGGTTTAGATGGTATTGAGCAAGGATTAGCCGTGCCGTTTCCAATTAATGAAGATATTTTCCATATGACAGAAGAGCGCCGTGGTGAACTTGGAATTGAAAGTCTTCCTGGAAGTTTAGAGGCTGCATTACAGGAATTAGAGGATGGGGAGATTGGACGTAAAACATTGGGTGACCATGTTTATGATGAGTTTGTTTCCTTGAAAAAGGCTGAATGGGATAGTTATCGTACTGCAGTTCATTCATGGGAAATTGAAAATTATCAAGCTAAGTTTTAGTAGCAAAAGAAGCAGGCTGAATTATTCCAGCCTGCTTCTTTTTCCAACTCTTCATGCATTTATCTTTTATACTGATTGTTTTGGCTGTTTACTTTGTTTTTGTCCGCTTGTTCTCCGCCAGGACCGGCGTTTCCTTGAACGCTAGCGGCGCTTACGCCTCTTTTAGATGGGTCTTTCTTCATTTTACCCATACATCATCACCTCAATAATAGGATGCCCAATTCAAATTTTTTATGTAAATGTAGTGGGTAATACCACTTTACAAAAAAAATAATAAATTTTCCACGTTTACTTGTTGCGCAAATTTTTGAAATATTCTATAGTTATAATTAGCAGAACTCATTCATTTGTGAATTTTTTTTGACAAAAAAATGAATGAGTATTCATTCAAATCCTATGAAGGGGGAGAAAATGTTGAACCAACTTATTAAAAAAGCAGCTGTTTTAGGCTCAGGAGTTATGGGATCGGGAATCGCTGCTCACCTAGCAAACATCGGTATACCGACATTATTATTAGATATTATTCCTCGGGAGTTAACAGAAGAGGAAAAGGCAAAAGGACTAACATTAGAAGATAAGCAGGTTCGTAATCGAATAAGCAGCCAATCAATTCAGAAATTATTAAAACAAAAACCTGCTCCATTAGCGGTAAAGAAGAACCTTGCACTTATTGAAGCAGGTAACTTAGAAGATGACCTCGTTAAATTAAAAGATGTTGACTGGATAATCGAAGTTGTCGTTGAAAATCTCAATGTAAAAAAGCAGGTCTTTGAAAAGGTGGATCACTATCGTAAACCCGGCAGCATCATCAGCTCTAATACATCAGGAATTTCAGTTGAAGCGATGGCAGAAGGAAGGTCAGATGATTTTAAAAAGCATTTCCTTGGCACACACTTCTTTAACCCGCCAAGATACTTAAAATTACTTGAAGTTATTCCTACTCAATATACTAGCCAGGAAGTCATTTCATTCATGAAAACATTTGGTGAGGATGTATTAGGTAAGGGTGTTGTTCTTGCAAAAGATACACCGAATTTCATTGCCAACCGGATTGGAACTTACGGTCTCCTCGTTACTGTACAAGAAATGCTAAAGGGCGGATATAGTGTAGGGGAAGTTGATTCCGTCACAGGTCCTCTTGTTGGCCGACCATCAAGTGCTACTTTCCGTACGTTGGATGTTGTTGGGTTAGATACCTTTGCACATGTAGCAGGAAATGTTTACGAAAAAGTCACAGGTAAAGAAAAGGAAGTTTTTGAAGTTCCTTCATTTATGAAAACGATGCTTGAAAAAGGTTGGTTAGGAAGCAAATCAGGGCAAGGCTTCTTCCTGAAGAAAGGGAAAGAAATCCTTGAACTTGACCCTGCTACATTAGAATATGTACCTCGTAAAAAGCTGAAAACTGCTGCCACTGAAATGAGTAAACAAGAAAAAGGCACGGCAAATAAATTGAAAGCGCTTGTATACGCACAAGATCGTGCTGGTGAACTTTTATGGAATATCTTTAGTCCTGTTCTAGTATACTCTGCACAACTTCTAGGCGAAATTGCTGACACGGTGGTCGATATTGACCGTGCCATGAAGTGGGGCTTCGGCTGGGAGATGGGTCCGTTTGAAACATGGGATGCCATTGGATTGGAGAAATCAGTCGAAAAGATGAAGAATGATGGCTTAGAAATTCCATTATGGCTAACAGAAATGCTTTCGAAGGGGCATACATCTTTCTATTTAGAAGAAAATGGTGAAACGTTCTTTTATAAAAATGGTGAATACCGCTTAGTGGAAAGTAATCCAAAAGCGATTGATTTGAAAGTATTAAAGAAACAAAAAGGTGTCATTAAAAAGAATGGTGGTGCCAGCTTACTTGATTTAGGTGATGGAGTAGCACTTCTAGAATTCCATTCTCCGAATAATGCGATTGGCCTTGATATTATCCAAATGATTAACTTTGCAATAGATGAAGTTGAGAACAATTACAAAGGGCTTGTAATCGGTAACCAGGGTAAGAACTTCTGTGTCGGTGCGAACTTAGCGATGATGCTAATGGAAGCACAAGATGATAATATCTTTGAACTTGAAATGGTCATTCGTCAATTCCAAAATGCAATGATGAAAGTGAAATATAGTGTTAAACCAGTCGTTGCAGCACCATTTGCGATGACACTTGGCGGTGGAGCAGAAGTATGTTTACCTGCTGCTCACATCCAAGCATCAGCAGAAACTTATATGGGGCTTGTTGAAGTTGGTGTCGGTTTACTTCCAGGCGGCGGCGGTAATAAGGAGTTATATATTAAGCATTTAGAAGGTCTGCCGAATGGCGTTCAAGTTGACCTGCAAAACATTGCGAATAAAGTGTTTGAAACAATTGCGACAGCAAAAGTATCGACTTCTGGTGCAGAAGCGCGTGAGAATAATTTCTTAGGCTTAGCAGATGGCATCAGTGTTAACGGAGATCACCTGTTATACGATGCAAAACAAGCTGTACTCGCCTTGCATGAAAAGGGATATGTACAAAAGGCACGCAGAAAAGTACCGGTAGTGGGTGAGACAGGATACGCAACACTCTTACTGGGAGCACAATCGATGTTCTTATCAGGATATATTTCAGAGCATGATTTAAAAATAGCCAAAAAAGTGGCTTATGTAATTGCTGGTGGAAAGGTTCCATATGGCACGGAAGTAGATGAGCAATATTTATTGGATTTAGAAAGAGAAGCATTCATAAGTTTAATTAGAGAAGGAAAAACACAACAGCGTATGCAGCACATGTTGGTAAAAGGAAAACCATTACGTAATTAAATAAGCGGAGGCGCCAAGGCGCAATAGCTAGAAAAATAGATTGCTACTATTAGAGGAAAGAGAGGGAACGAAATGAGAGAAGCGGTAATTGTAGCCGGAGCACGGACCCCGGTTGGTAAAGCAAAGAAAGGCACGCTTGCCCATGTTCGCCCTGATGATTTGGGAGCATTGGTTGTAAAAGAAACATTAAAACGTGCAGGAAATTATGAAGGAAATATTGATGATTTAATCATTGGATGTGCAATGCCCGAAGCTGAGCAGGGAAATAACATGGCTCGGAATATTGGGGCATTAGCAGGTCTGCCACACACAGTTCCGGCGATCACGATTAATCGTTTTTGTTCATCTGGATTACAGGCAATTGCCTATGCGGCACAAGGGATTATGCTCGGTCATACTGATACAGCGATTGCTGGTGGAGCAGAATCGATGAGTCTAATTCCAATGGCAGGGCATGTGGTTCGGCCAAATGTAAAGCTAGCAGAATCAGCACCAGAGTATTATATGGGAATGGGTCATACCGCTGAGGAAGTAGCCAAGAAATATGGTATTTCTCGTGAGGATCAAGACGCCTTTGCCGTTCGCAGTCATCAAAAAGCGGCAAAGGCCATTCAGGAAGGGAAATTCGTAGAAGAAATCGTTCCTGTGGATGTTACCTTCCGTTCTGTCGGCAAAGACAACAAGCTAGTCGAAAGAACGATCCAGTTTTCTCAAGATGAAGGCGTACGACCTGATACAAATGTACAATCGTTGGCTAAACTTCGCCCGGCTTTCTCAGTGACAGGTTCTGTTACAGCTGGTAATGCTTCTCAAACAAGTGATGGAGCAGCAGCATTAATGATTATGGACCGTGAAAAGGCAGAGTCACTCGGACTAAAGCCACTAGCTAAATTCAGATCATTTGCAGTTGGAGGCGTACCACCAGAAATAATGGGAGTTGGTCCTGTAGTCGCAGTACCAAAGGCTGTTAAGTTGGCTGGTTTAGAACTATCTGATATTAATCTTTTCGAATTAAACGAAGCATTCGCATCTCAATCCCTACAAGTCATTCGTGAGCTTGGCTTAGATGAAGAAAAGGTAAATGTAAATGGTGGAGCAATCGCACTAGGTCATCCACTAGGCTGTACAGGAGCAAAACTTACACTAACACTTATCCATGAATTAAAGCGCCGTAATCAACAATTTGGCGTCGTAACCATGTGCATAGGCGGCGGAATGGGCGCAGCCGGAGTATTTGAACTTTTATAAAAAGGGTAAATAGTTTGTAGAAGTTAAATGAGCGGAAGGCACGAAGACTCCTGCAGGAGTACGGAGCAGGTGAGACCCCGCAGGCGCTAGCGCCGAGGAGGCTCACCGCAACGCCTGCGGAAAGCGAAGTGCCTCGTGACAGGCAAGGACCGCCTGTCACTGGGTAGATTATTCTAGAAGCTTTCCTTAGTGGAGCGGAATATATCACTACAAAAATAGGGGGAAAAAGTAATGGCACAACAAACAGAAAAAATTATTAAAGGCGGAAGCTTTTTAATCGACGATATTTCCTATGACCGGATTTTAACACCAGAAGATTTTAATGAAGAACAATTAATGATTGCCAAAACAGCAGAAGACTTCATTGAAAAAGAAGTTCTTCCACAACTTGAACACCTTGAAAACCATGAATTTGACCGCACTGTAAAGCTTTTAAAGCAAGCAGGTGATCTAGGACTATTGGCAGCGGATGTTCCTGAAGAATATGAAGGATTAGGTTTAGATAAAGTAACATCTTCTCTCGTAACTGAAAAAATGTCAAAGGCTGGCGGCTTCTCGTTATCCTATGGCGCACATGTTGGGATCGGCTCATTGCCAATCGTTTTATT from Neobacillus sp. CF12 encodes:
- a CDS encoding 3-hydroxyacyl-CoA dehydrogenase/enoyl-CoA hydratase family protein, producing the protein MLNQLIKKAAVLGSGVMGSGIAAHLANIGIPTLLLDIIPRELTEEEKAKGLTLEDKQVRNRISSQSIQKLLKQKPAPLAVKKNLALIEAGNLEDDLVKLKDVDWIIEVVVENLNVKKQVFEKVDHYRKPGSIISSNTSGISVEAMAEGRSDDFKKHFLGTHFFNPPRYLKLLEVIPTQYTSQEVISFMKTFGEDVLGKGVVLAKDTPNFIANRIGTYGLLVTVQEMLKGGYSVGEVDSVTGPLVGRPSSATFRTLDVVGLDTFAHVAGNVYEKVTGKEKEVFEVPSFMKTMLEKGWLGSKSGQGFFLKKGKEILELDPATLEYVPRKKLKTAATEMSKQEKGTANKLKALVYAQDRAGELLWNIFSPVLVYSAQLLGEIADTVVDIDRAMKWGFGWEMGPFETWDAIGLEKSVEKMKNDGLEIPLWLTEMLSKGHTSFYLEENGETFFYKNGEYRLVESNPKAIDLKVLKKQKGVIKKNGGASLLDLGDGVALLEFHSPNNAIGLDIIQMINFAIDEVENNYKGLVIGNQGKNFCVGANLAMMLMEAQDDNIFELEMVIRQFQNAMMKVKYSVKPVVAAPFAMTLGGGAEVCLPAAHIQASAETYMGLVEVGVGLLPGGGGNKELYIKHLEGLPNGVQVDLQNIANKVFETIATAKVSTSGAEARENNFLGLADGISVNGDHLLYDAKQAVLALHEKGYVQKARRKVPVVGETGYATLLLGAQSMFLSGYISEHDLKIAKKVAYVIAGGKVPYGTEVDEQYLLDLEREAFISLIREGKTQQRMQHMLVKGKPLRN
- a CDS encoding acetyl-CoA C-acetyltransferase, with the protein product MREAVIVAGARTPVGKAKKGTLAHVRPDDLGALVVKETLKRAGNYEGNIDDLIIGCAMPEAEQGNNMARNIGALAGLPHTVPAITINRFCSSGLQAIAYAAQGIMLGHTDTAIAGGAESMSLIPMAGHVVRPNVKLAESAPEYYMGMGHTAEEVAKKYGISREDQDAFAVRSHQKAAKAIQEGKFVEEIVPVDVTFRSVGKDNKLVERTIQFSQDEGVRPDTNVQSLAKLRPAFSVTGSVTAGNASQTSDGAAALMIMDREKAESLGLKPLAKFRSFAVGGVPPEIMGVGPVVAVPKAVKLAGLELSDINLFELNEAFASQSLQVIRELGLDEEKVNVNGGAIALGHPLGCTGAKLTLTLIHELKRRNQQFGVVTMCIGGGMGAAGVFELL